tttctgcatCCGCTCAAATTCCATTCTTTTCATCTTCTCCATCTCCAGCAATTCTTGTTGCTCCTGCTGCAATCTCTCCAAttgttctctcttttcccATTCTTCGCGTAGTACTCTCGCTTGTAAATTTCGTACTGTAAATGCGTACATAGCGCGTATCTAAATTATACTACAATCTTACAAGAACATggcgtgataaaaattaaatacagtaGATACATTAATCTTACCTATTTCCTCGTCGCGTAGGGCCTGCTTTTCTTCTTGCAGCAGTAATTCTAGCTTCTGTTTAACATCTTCTAGTTGTTGAACCTTGGCACCTTCCTCCTTTGACAGAGTTTCCAATTTCCGAGCTTGGATCTCGGCGGCGATTCTAGCCTGCCTCTCGTGCTGTAGTTCCAGCTTggtctcttctttttcctgtTTAGTAGCCTAGCAAGCAGCAATACGTTGTGAAATAAATACCAAGTAAAATTGTTATCTGTtctaattaaaacatatatatttttctgtttcaatTTACTTGTCGCAAGGATCTTCTTTGATTGGCCAAACTTCTCTGATAGCCGATCTTCTCGCCCGAATGCTGAATGGCCGTTTGCAATGCCGCGAGCCACTGCAGTCTGCCTTTGTGATCCTCTGCCACTAGCTCGATGCATCTATGTTCGGGGGTGCTCAGCACGAATCTTCTATCGGGCTTTCCACCGTTTGTCAGCGTATCGGCCCAGCAATTGGCATTCAGCAGTATTAATCCGGACGGTTCTTTCTGTTGGGGATCTTTATAATACGTCAATTCACCAGGACGCAGCACAAACCAGAAGTACCGCAACGTTGGCAGCAGGAAGCCCTTTTTCATCAAGTAGCCCTGCAATAATGGTATAATTGTCAAAAAAAGACGTATTGTTATTATGTAACGCGTGTAATGTGCGCTATGGCACCTCTTAAAACTATACAATATGTATCTGTATATAAACGTAAGATTGCAACGTAGTGGTGTGTCGTAGCACATTActacggagagagagagagagagagagagagagagagagagagagagtctgAATTGGGCAGTcgaaatcacatttttttatttttttattttttttttcaatttattagcAAAATTAAGCAAAACTTTGATTTACCTTTTTCACTACATTCTCTACGTAAATCTGGTGGAGATCATCGATCGCCTCTGTCAACGCTATAGTGTCCAAAGTATTACCGCCACTATACTTGGATTCCAAAACCGCCAGAAACGTGGAAAACCTTTCcgtgaaatttttcataaacaaATAGCGTCTTTTACATTTCCTTGATCTTTGTGACAAGCTAGAAACGACAAGTTACCTAAATATCCCGATAGCCGCTGATAGAGCTGAGAAATCTGCCGCATCCCACTGCAGACCCAAGGATATTACTAGATGGGAAGCG
This genomic stretch from Temnothorax longispinosus isolate EJ_2023e chromosome 9, Tlon_JGU_v1, whole genome shotgun sequence harbors:
- the LOC139819301 gene encoding differentially expressed in FDCP 6 homolog translates to MAHLLKNLTNSIWHAFHALQADATNTVAKSKLKVLTANIGTMMDLYGVEKGLEHYRSTQSLTFDQYIYYLQKEVFSSVTDATSVQTLKSLENGIDEICWLVCKKMYLERSHPVFDDHSVYQLFRIYCLLAETESDMTDSYLVIMHGDEVARIASHLVISLGLQWDAADFSALSAAIGIFRFSTFLAVLESKYSGGNTLDTIALTEAIDDLHQIYVENVVKKGYLMKKGFLLPTLRYFWFVLRPGELTYYKDPQQKEPSGLILLNANCWADTLTNGGKPDRRFVLSTPEHRCIELVAEDHKGRLQWLAALQTAIQHSGEKIGYQRSLANQRRSLRQATKQEKEETKLELQHERQARIAAEIQARKLETLSKEEGAKVQQLEDVKQKLELLLQEEKQALRDEEIVRNLQARVLREEWEKREQLERLQQEQQELLEMEKMKRMEFERMQKKNEQQLQDAELRLQQLEAEREQLDAELRAAREKVQHAEEAQLLLEAQIVTRPLRGGERIRRTQSFIPTTKERPLSVEKIDSRPKTLQKNI